A single genomic interval of Kwoniella newhampshirensis strain CBS 13917 chromosome 12, whole genome shotgun sequence harbors:
- a CDS encoding carbamoyl-phosphate synthase, small subunit, whose translation MSAFRAINLRAAVTSTMKSGPIAIAKRHLATPTSLYTPVLPAKIPAALHLKSGQSYFGENFGSENSKFGETVFSTSITSYTDSMTDPSYLGQILVFTSPMIGNYGVPSNASEPGYPGIPYLESSGIQCSGVVVSDVALKYSHYKAVESLHEWCKRYDVPGITGVDTRAITSLLRDQGTTLGRLAVGDEAAKPAPQEHEYWDPSKENLIARASTPKPYVLNENGTGPRIAVLDFGTKANILRSLVRRGAVVTVLPWDYDFNSVRDQFDGLFLSNGPGDPKSIMDTAMRVRQTINEWDKPIFGICMGHQILGLAAGLEAYRMTFGNRGHNQPVLALASSGSIKAGRVYVTSQNHQYALKLTEEFPDGWAPFFINCNDSSVEGIISTPESGKRIWGVQFHPESAGGPLDTIEMFTDFVNECQYGRQGGSSMIAGEVRVGGNDAKAAASQPITA comes from the exons ATGTCCGCTTTCCGAGCTATCAATCTTAGGGCAGCAGTCACCTCGACTATGAAGTCTGGTCCCATCGCAATTGCCAAGCGACATCTCGCTACCCCTACTTCGCTCTACACGCCTGTCTTGCCCGCCAAGATCCCAGCTGCTCTCCACCTCAAATCTGGTCAGAGCTACTTTGGTGAGAACTTCGGAAGCGAGAACTCCAAGTTCGGAGAGACGGTGTTCTCAACCAGTATCACCTCTT ATACCGACTCCATGACGGACCCTTCCTATCTCGGTCAGatcctcgtcttcacctctcccatGATCGGAAACTACGGAGTGCCATCCAACGCCTCCGAGCCCGGCTACCCTGGTATTCCCTATCTCGAGTCCAGCGGTATTCAATGCTCTGGTGTCGTGGTTTCCGACGTCGCTCTCAAGTACAGCCACTACAAAGCCGTCGAGAGTCTTCACGAATGGTGCAAGCGATACGACGTCCCCGGTATCACTGGTGTCGACACTCGAGCCATCACCAGTCTTCTTCGGGACCAGGGAACGACGCTCGGTCGACTTGCTGTTGGTGACGAGGCTGCCAAGCCCGCACCGCAGGAACACGAGTACTGGGATCCCTCCAAAGAGAACTTGATCGCTCGAGCCTCCACCCCCAAGCCATACGTCCTCAATGAGAACGGTACCGGTCCTCGAATCGCCGTCCTTGACTTTGGTACAAAGGCCAACATCCTTCGATCCCTCGTTCGACGAGGTGCTGTTGTTACAGTCCTTCCTTGGGATTACGACTTCAACTCTGTCCGAGATCAATTCGATGGTCTTTTCCTCTCTAACGGTCCTGGTGATCCCAAATCCATCATGGACACCGCCATGAGGGTTCGACAAACCATCAATGAGTGGGATAAACCCATCTTCGGTATCTGTATGGGTCACCAGATTTTGGGTCTTGCAGCGGGTCTGGAGGCGTACAGGATGACTTTTGGTAACCGAGGTCACAATCAACCTGTGTTGGCTTTGGCCAGTTCCGGAAGTATCAAAGCAGGTCGAGTTTACGTCACT TCCCAAAACCATCAGTACGCTCTCAAGCTCACCGAGGAGTTCCCCGATGGATGGGCGCCATTCTTCATCAACTGTAACGACTCTTCTGTGGAAGGTATTATTTCCACACCAGAGAGCGGTAAACGAATCTGGGGTGTCCAATTCCACCCAGAGTCAGCCGGTGGGCCCCTCGACACcatcgag ATGTTCACCGACTTTGTCAACGAGTGTCAATATGGTCGACAGGGCGGTTCATCGATGATCGCCGGTGAGGTCAGGGTAGGCGGGAACGATGCCAAGGCAGCTGCTTCTCAGCCCATCACCGCTTGA